A single Anopheles maculipalpis chromosome 3RL, idAnoMacuDA_375_x, whole genome shotgun sequence DNA region contains:
- the LOC126560884 gene encoding uncharacterized protein LOC126560884, which yields MATDEKATTEASRQLTALEAAVREIFVEASSGKLDPAMASVKEAILNSLWQDGNATLLRLEALTGPNPRRGTFTEAYAKAKCALGKLRQSEGSTVPSLDVTLATLEERFYKKRVAFLGHFRQLLDIPKMATASANGLMRIIDVVETSIASAKQIAGTTDQRATSVEDGLLVSIVLGKLDEGTTERITRRLDAQSIPTWKELRGELDRLSNQLYYEPKKKEVVRAHPNSAPARPARTALSATVQPVLAKQDYTGTRRCYACDKTGHVGTLCPELRVRSACQRVNFVMDQRKCVNCLSKQHPASKCPSEKRCQVCSKKHHTLLHAADDVYIK from the exons ATGGCTACAGACGAAAAAGCCACCACTGAGGCGTCCCGCCAGCTCACGGCACTGGAAGCAGCAGTGCGTGAAATATTTGTGGAGGCCAGCTCCGGGAAGCTAGATCCAGCGATGGCCAGTGTTAAGGAAGCGATTCTTAACTCGCTATGGCAAGACGGTAATGCTACGTTATTGCGACTGGAGGCACTGACCGGTCCGAACCCTCGACGCGGCACATTCACCGAGGCCTATGCGAAGGCCAAATGTGCGTTGGGGAAGCTGCGACAAAGTGAGGGTTCGACAGTCCCTTCCCTCGACGTGACGCTCGCAACA CTCGAGGAACGTTTTTATAAAAAGCGAGTCGCATTCCTCGGGCACTTTCGACAACTGCTCGACATTCCAAAGATGGCCACGGCATCAGCGAACGGCCTGATGCGCATCATCGACGTGGTCGAGACGTCGATCGCATCGGCAAAACAAATTGCGGGCACGACGGACCAGAGAGCCACGTCAGTCGAGGATGGGCTCCTTGTGTCGATAGTGCTGGGCAAGCTGGATGAGGGAACTACCGAACGCATCACTCGGCGACTGGACGCTCAGAGCATCCCCACGTGGAAGGAGCTACGGGGGGAGTTGGATAGGCTTTCCAACCAACTCTACTACGAgccgaagaagaaggaagtgGTGCGTGCCCACCCTAACAGCGCACCTGCAAGACCAGCGCGTACGGCGCTATCCGCCACGGTTCAACCCGTTCTCGCCAAGCAGGAC tACACAGGCACGCGTCGGTGTTACGCTTGCGACAAGACGGGTCACGTAGGTACACTCTGTCCGGAGCTACGGGTGCGATCGGCATGTCAAAGGGTCAACTTCGTGATGGATCAACGTAAGTGTGTGAATTGCCTATCGAAGCAGCATCCAGCGTCAAAGTGCCCAAGCGAAAAACGGTGTCAAGTGTGTAGCAAAAAGCATCATACGTTGTTGCACGCTGCGGACGACGTTTACATTAAGTGA